In Halopseudomonas nanhaiensis, a single window of DNA contains:
- the fliR gene encoding flagellar biosynthetic protein FliR has protein sequence MFEYSLDELARTISGYTWVLFRVASVFMTMPVFGTQLLPARVRLFLAMMITLLVAPQIPLMPELDPLSLGTWVVIAEQILIGAAMGFMLQLLFQIHVLAGQIIAMQMGLGFASMNDPSMGISVAVVGQVFTMLVTLLFLTLNGHLVVIEVLVESFTTLPIGETLGSADFYTLVLRFSWVLAAALLIGLPAIIALLIVNLAFGVMMRAAPQLNIFSIGFPLTLVFGLFILWVTLGNVGAEYQALAAESLVWLREMVRAN, from the coding sequence ATGTTCGAATACTCGCTGGACGAGCTCGCGCGTACCATCAGCGGCTACACCTGGGTGCTCTTTCGCGTGGCCAGTGTCTTCATGACCATGCCGGTATTCGGCACGCAGCTGCTACCGGCGCGTGTTCGTCTGTTTCTGGCAATGATGATCACGCTGCTGGTCGCTCCGCAGATCCCGCTGATGCCTGAGCTCGATCCGCTTTCTCTAGGCACCTGGGTGGTCATCGCCGAGCAGATTCTGATCGGCGCTGCTATGGGCTTCATGCTGCAGCTGCTGTTTCAGATTCACGTCCTGGCCGGCCAGATCATCGCCATGCAGATGGGTCTGGGTTTTGCCTCGATGAACGACCCGAGCATGGGCATCTCCGTGGCTGTCGTGGGCCAGGTCTTCACCATGCTGGTCACGCTGCTGTTTCTCACGCTCAACGGCCATCTGGTGGTTATCGAGGTGCTGGTGGAGAGCTTTACCACGCTACCGATCGGCGAGACGCTGGGCTCTGCGGATTTCTACACGCTGGTCCTGAGATTCTCCTGGGTGCTGGCTGCTGCCCTGCTGATTGGCCTGCCGGCGATCATTGCGCTGCTGATCGTCAATCTGGCCTTCGGCGTGATGATGCGCGCGGCGCCCCAGCTGAACATCTTCTCCATCGGCTTTCCGCTCACCCTGGTGTTCGGTCTGTTCATTCTCTGGGTGACGCTCGGTAACGTGGGTGCCGAATACCAGGCATTGGCTGCCGAGTCTCTTGTTTGGCTGCGTGAAATGGTCAGAGCGAACTGA
- the flhB gene encoding flagellar biosynthesis protein FlhB, whose product MAESPDSGQEKTEEPTAKRLKESRDKGQIPRSKELSTLAVVMVTAVGLLMLGPAMVRQMMDLMVFNFRIDRESLYATDSMGLHLLSSVGVGLDIIGPLFMMIFIAALVAPVLLGGWLFSGKLLAPKFERMNPLAGIKRMFSVQALVELLKAFAKFLVVLAMALVVLSLRKNDLLALASEPLPDALEHSAWILGMSLVLLACSLIAIAAVDVPFQLWSNKNKLKMTKQEIRDEYKDSEGKPEVKSRIRQLQREMAERRMMNNIPQADVVITNPTHYSVALKYDPLKSGAPVVVAKGADFIAQKIREVAAEHDVVVLESPPLARAVYYSTELDQQIPAGLYMAVAQVLAYVFQLRQYRAGQGKRPGKMPDVPIPSELRRDE is encoded by the coding sequence ATGGCCGAATCACCGGACAGCGGACAGGAAAAAACAGAAGAGCCCACGGCCAAGCGACTCAAGGAGTCGCGTGACAAGGGTCAGATACCGCGCTCCAAGGAGTTGAGTACGCTTGCGGTGGTCATGGTGACCGCAGTGGGATTGCTGATGCTCGGGCCAGCCATGGTTCGCCAGATGATGGACCTGATGGTCTTCAACTTCCGTATCGATCGTGAAAGCCTCTACGCGACCGACAGTATGGGGCTGCACCTGCTGTCCTCGGTCGGGGTCGGGCTGGATATCATCGGTCCACTGTTCATGATGATCTTCATCGCTGCCCTCGTGGCACCGGTGCTGCTCGGCGGCTGGTTGTTCAGCGGCAAACTGCTGGCGCCGAAGTTCGAACGGATGAATCCGTTGGCCGGCATCAAGCGCATGTTCTCGGTTCAGGCGCTGGTTGAGCTGCTCAAGGCCTTCGCCAAGTTTCTCGTGGTTCTGGCGATGGCCCTTGTGGTTCTGAGCCTGCGCAAGAATGACCTGCTGGCGCTGGCCAGCGAACCGCTTCCAGATGCGCTGGAGCACAGCGCCTGGATTCTGGGCATGTCGCTGGTGTTACTGGCCTGTTCCCTGATCGCCATCGCCGCAGTCGACGTTCCATTCCAGCTGTGGAGCAACAAGAACAAGCTGAAGATGACCAAGCAGGAAATTCGTGACGAGTACAAGGACTCCGAGGGCAAGCCGGAGGTCAAGTCGCGTATCCGCCAGTTGCAGCGGGAGATGGCCGAGCGCCGGATGATGAACAATATTCCGCAGGCCGACGTGGTGATTACCAACCCGACCCATTACTCGGTGGCGCTGAAATACGATCCGTTGAAGTCCGGAGCGCCGGTGGTGGTGGCCAAGGGCGCGGATTTCATCGCGCAGAAGATTCGTGAGGTCGCCGCCGAGCATGACGTAGTGGTGCTCGAATCGCCCCCGCTGGCACGTGCGGTGTATTACAGCACCGAGCTCGATCAGCAGATTCCCGCTGGCCTGTACATGGCCGTTGCGCAGGTGCTGGCCTACGTGTTCCAGCTTCGACAGTACCGCGCAGGGCAGGGCAAGCGTCCCGGCAAGATGCCGGACGTGCCGATCCCCAGCGAGCTGCGCCGCGACGAATAA
- a CDS encoding NAD(P)H-dependent flavin oxidoreductase → MSFAQELKAQLDIPVIGSPLFIISNPRLVAEQCKSGIVGSFPALNARPAEVLEQWLEQLTTELAEYKAAHPEKKVAPFAVNQIVHQSNDRLQHDLEMCAKYRVPIMITSLRAPHEAVEVAHGYGGKVFHDVISVRHAEKAIEAGVDGLILVCAGAGGHAGTLSPFALVSEVRKFYDGPIALSGSISRGEHILAAEAMGADFAYMGTRFIATPEANADQAYKDMIVSSAAQDVVYSNLFTGVHGNYLRGSIENAGLDPANLPVADKSAMSFGSGGSSKSKAWRDIWGAGQGVGNIDAVKPTAEVIAQLKQEYLAARQRLLGA, encoded by the coding sequence ATGTCATTCGCCCAGGAACTCAAGGCTCAGCTCGATATACCGGTGATCGGATCGCCGCTGTTCATCATCTCCAATCCCCGGCTGGTTGCCGAGCAGTGCAAGAGCGGCATCGTCGGCTCGTTCCCCGCGCTCAACGCGCGCCCGGCAGAAGTTCTCGAGCAGTGGCTGGAGCAGCTCACCACCGAACTGGCCGAGTACAAGGCGGCCCATCCCGAGAAGAAGGTCGCCCCCTTTGCCGTCAACCAGATTGTGCATCAGTCGAACGATCGGCTGCAGCACGACCTCGAGATGTGTGCCAAGTACCGCGTACCCATCATGATCACCAGCCTGCGCGCTCCGCACGAGGCGGTCGAGGTTGCGCATGGTTACGGCGGCAAGGTGTTTCATGACGTCATCAGCGTTCGTCATGCCGAGAAGGCCATCGAGGCAGGGGTGGACGGTCTGATCCTGGTCTGCGCCGGTGCCGGCGGACATGCCGGTACGTTGAGCCCGTTCGCGCTGGTGTCGGAAGTACGCAAGTTCTATGACGGTCCGATCGCACTTTCCGGGTCGATCAGCCGCGGCGAACATATCCTGGCGGCCGAAGCCATGGGGGCAGATTTCGCCTACATGGGCACGCGTTTCATCGCCACTCCCGAGGCGAACGCTGACCAGGCGTACAAGGACATGATTGTCAGCAGCGCAGCCCAGGATGTGGTCTATTCGAACCTGTTCACCGGCGTGCACGGCAACTACCTGCGCGGCAGCATCGAAAACGCCGGCCTGGACCCGGCGAATCTGCCCGTCGCGGACAAGAGCGCGATGTCCTTTGGTTCGGGCGGAAGCAGCAAATCCAAAGCCTGGCGCGATATCTGGGGCGCGGGTCAGGGTGTCGGCAATATCGATGCGGTCAAGCCGACCGCCGAGGTCATCGCGCAGCTCAAGCAGGAATATCTGGCCGCACGCCAGCGACTGCTCGGCGCATGA
- a CDS encoding MotB family protein: MELPEEEEKAGIPAWVVTFADLMSLLMCFFVLLLSFSEIDAAKFKQIAGELSKAFGVQRDVPATDTPMGTSPIFDKFSPGIPEPTPVDNVRQDTSPQDPQLETLRADRESAITRQVEQTTREQIEISLDALTEVLQQELTEGRLQLEHDRKRVIIRVEEKGSFPSGSADMTLGFEDVLLRIADVLAELPGEITIEGHTDNVPISTPRFRSNWDLSAARASSVANALLASEAVGPERVRVQGYADTRPRASNDWPDTRTLNRRVEIILDLAGPISAYEERLRMLMDVQSEGISAGLATGDEAAAEPDSTGVMPQQ; encoded by the coding sequence ATGGAGCTGCCCGAAGAAGAAGAGAAGGCCGGCATCCCTGCCTGGGTGGTCACCTTTGCCGACCTGATGTCGCTGCTGATGTGCTTCTTCGTACTGTTGCTGTCGTTCTCGGAAATCGATGCGGCGAAGTTCAAGCAGATTGCCGGAGAACTGTCCAAGGCGTTTGGCGTGCAACGCGACGTGCCGGCGACCGATACCCCCATGGGCACCAGCCCGATTTTCGACAAGTTCTCACCGGGCATCCCTGAGCCTACACCGGTAGACAACGTACGGCAGGACACCAGCCCGCAGGACCCACAGCTCGAAACGCTTCGGGCCGACCGCGAGAGCGCGATTACCCGGCAGGTCGAGCAGACCACTCGCGAGCAGATCGAGATCAGTCTCGACGCGTTGACCGAGGTGCTGCAGCAGGAGCTGACCGAGGGACGGCTGCAACTTGAGCATGACCGCAAGCGCGTGATCATTCGCGTCGAGGAAAAGGGCTCGTTTCCGTCCGGTTCAGCGGACATGACGCTGGGCTTCGAAGACGTACTGCTGCGCATCGCCGATGTGCTGGCCGAGCTGCCCGGCGAGATCACCATTGAAGGGCATACTGACAACGTACCGATCAGCACGCCGCGCTTTCGGTCGAACTGGGACCTGTCCGCCGCCCGCGCCTCGTCAGTCGCCAATGCCCTCCTCGCCAGCGAGGCCGTCGGACCGGAGCGGGTCCGCGTGCAGGGCTATGCCGATACGCGGCCCCGAGCCAGCAACGACTGGCCGGACACCCGCACACTCAACCGCCGCGTGGAGATCATTCTCGATCTGGCAGGCCCTATCAGCGCGTACGAAGAACGCCTGCGAATGCTCATGGATGTGCAGAGCGAAGGCATATCGGCCGGGCTGGCTACCGGCGATGAGGCTGCCGCCGAACCTGATTCAACCGGGGTTATGCCGCAACAATAG
- the pomA gene encoding flagellar motor protein PomA, whose amino-acid sequence MDIATLVGLVGALAIILSSILLGASPLTFVNVPSLLIVIGGSIFVVLAKFSIGQFLGAMKVAGRAFFFKLPDVESTIAELVELAAISRKQGLLALEDKEISAPFLKTGIQLLIDGHPPETVRAILDKERVLTLDRNRWGAKIFSAMGDVGPAMGMIGTLVGLVQMLSNMEDPKSIGPAMAVALLTTLYGAMLATMICLPIADKLTLRMTEEARMQALWIDAVLAIQEGTNPRTIEQLLASYLPPDKRTKAADAEAA is encoded by the coding sequence TTGGATATCGCAACCCTCGTCGGGCTCGTTGGCGCCCTGGCCATCATTCTTTCCTCGATCCTGCTGGGCGCCTCGCCGCTGACCTTTGTCAACGTGCCGTCGCTGCTCATCGTGATTGGCGGCAGTATTTTCGTGGTGCTGGCCAAGTTCAGCATCGGCCAGTTTCTGGGGGCGATGAAGGTGGCGGGCCGAGCCTTCTTCTTCAAGCTGCCTGATGTCGAGTCGACCATCGCTGAGCTGGTAGAGCTGGCCGCCATATCCCGCAAGCAGGGTCTGCTCGCGCTGGAAGACAAGGAGATATCCGCCCCCTTTCTCAAGACCGGCATCCAGCTGCTGATCGACGGCCACCCGCCGGAAACGGTGCGCGCCATTCTCGACAAGGAGCGGGTCCTGACGCTCGATCGCAACCGGTGGGGCGCGAAGATTTTCTCGGCGATGGGCGACGTCGGCCCGGCGATGGGCATGATCGGAACGCTGGTCGGCCTGGTGCAGATGCTCTCGAACATGGAGGACCCGAAGTCGATCGGCCCGGCCATGGCGGTCGCGCTGCTGACCACGCTCTACGGTGCGATGCTGGCGACGATGATCTGCCTGCCGATCGCCGACAAACTGACCCTGCGCATGACCGAAGAGGCGCGCATGCAGGCGTTGTGGATCGATGCCGTGCTGGCGATCCAGGAAGGCACCAACCCGCGCACCATCGAACAGCTGCTGGCGAGCTATCTCCCGCCGGACAAGCGCACCAAGGCGGCTGATGCGGAGGCGGCCTGA
- a CDS encoding alpha/beta fold hydrolase → MLNTTIHGSGHPLIWGHGLLGSTALETATGWFHPDQSQAVRRIRYDARGHGQSSPGRSAADHQWARLGQDMLDIAHQHAGQPRFALGGQSMGCASALYAALLEPGAVSHLVLALPPTAWTSRPAQVERYGKMLGLIRARGVASLVALARQFPTLPPWLHEAHPGDNAKALHTMEQFDPTVLQPILEGAMQSDLPPREALTQLTMPALILAWEGDGIHPVATAEMLAQTLPAANLQIIDTAAQLSCWPRLIDDFLSSQT, encoded by the coding sequence ATGCTGAATACGACAATACACGGCAGTGGCCACCCGCTGATCTGGGGGCACGGCCTGCTCGGGAGCACAGCGCTGGAAACCGCCACCGGCTGGTTTCACCCCGACCAGAGCCAGGCGGTGCGCCGGATTCGCTACGATGCCCGCGGTCATGGCCAGTCGAGTCCCGGTCGGTCGGCAGCGGATCACCAGTGGGCCCGCCTCGGACAGGACATGCTGGACATCGCTCACCAGCATGCGGGCCAGCCTCGCTTCGCCCTCGGCGGCCAGTCGATGGGTTGCGCCAGCGCGCTGTATGCCGCCCTGCTGGAACCGGGCGCAGTCAGTCATCTGGTTCTGGCCCTCCCGCCCACTGCCTGGACCAGCCGTCCGGCCCAGGTCGAGCGGTACGGCAAGATGCTGGGGCTGATCCGCGCCAGGGGCGTGGCGTCGCTTGTCGCCCTCGCCAGGCAATTCCCGACGTTACCGCCTTGGCTGCACGAGGCGCATCCGGGCGACAATGCCAAGGCACTGCACACTATGGAGCAATTCGATCCGACTGTGTTGCAGCCAATTCTCGAAGGTGCCATGCAGTCCGATCTGCCGCCGCGGGAGGCGCTCACGCAGCTGACCATGCCCGCACTGATATTGGCTTGGGAAGGAGACGGTATCCACCCGGTAGCCACCGCAGAGATGCTTGCGCAGACGCTGCCGGCCGCTAACCTGCAGATCATCGATACCGCCGCGCAGTTGTCGTGCTGGCCGCGCCTGATCGACGATTTCCTGTCCAGCCAAACCTAG
- a CDS encoding alpha/beta fold hydrolase, translated as MMLLPWSHKTSAGFALSGWYSPPTGKPLLHFLHGNGFCGRTYEPFIERLAEHFDLWLCDLQGHGDSEHGGTFLGWNRNAELALEAFEAGRGRYGDVPRYACGHSFGGVLSGLILGTRPDVFQRAVLLDPVVFPPRLLAMRSLLALIGKRANPVSNKARGRRDTWPDREAAYKALHGRGMFRGWEELAFQAHIDHALDEQHGKGVVLKCRPSREAEVFESFPNRTWHWLGQVQAPTLILHGDASYPFVAESAGKLSRRNPSFSERVVPGGHCFMLEDSAMAAEQTRAFLLGE; from the coding sequence ATGATGTTGCTCCCCTGGTCGCACAAGACTTCTGCCGGCTTTGCCCTAAGCGGCTGGTATTCCCCGCCAACCGGCAAACCGCTGCTGCATTTCCTGCATGGCAACGGATTTTGTGGTCGTACCTATGAACCATTCATCGAGCGGCTCGCTGAACACTTCGATCTCTGGCTGTGCGATTTACAGGGTCACGGTGACAGTGAGCATGGCGGGACGTTTTTAGGCTGGAACCGCAATGCGGAGCTCGCCCTCGAGGCGTTCGAAGCCGGCCGCGGACGCTACGGTGACGTCCCGCGCTACGCCTGCGGCCACAGTTTCGGTGGTGTGCTCAGCGGCCTGATATTGGGCACGCGGCCGGATGTATTCCAGCGTGCCGTCCTGCTCGACCCGGTCGTCTTCCCGCCGCGGCTGCTGGCCATGCGCTCACTGTTGGCTCTGATTGGCAAGCGGGCCAATCCCGTATCGAACAAGGCCCGTGGCCGGCGTGATACCTGGCCGGACCGCGAGGCGGCGTACAAGGCTCTGCACGGTCGAGGCATGTTTCGTGGCTGGGAAGAGCTGGCTTTTCAGGCTCATATCGACCATGCCCTGGATGAACAGCACGGGAAGGGCGTAGTGCTCAAGTGCCGACCCAGCCGTGAGGCCGAAGTCTTCGAGTCATTCCCGAATCGCACCTGGCATTGGCTGGGACAGGTGCAGGCGCCGACGTTGATCCTGCACGGCGATGCAAGCTATCCCTTTGTCGCCGAATCGGCGGGCAAGCTGTCACGCCGGAACCCGTCGTTCAGTGAGCGGGTAGTGCCGGGTGGCCATTGTTTCATGCTCGAGGATTCGGCTATGGCCGCTGAGCAGACACGAGCATTTCTGCTCGGCGAATGA
- a CDS encoding cation:proton antiporter: protein MIEAVWIAFAFVMGLVMRQVGLPPLIGYLGAGFALAGFGDLFGAQPQDSKVLSHIAHLGVLLLLFTVGLKLKLKNLIRPEVIGGSLIHFGLSVAVYFPGLLLFLDIGSREALLLAIALSFSSTVLAAKVLEGKRELRAFHGRVAIGVLIMQDLIALVVISIASGNSPSAWALLVFAVPLLRPLLYKLLDMSGHEELLVLLGLFLALVIGGLGFESVGLSSELGALAFGAMLANHKRAGELSQSLWSLKEVFLVGFFLQIGIGGLPDMNALLFAAVMGVVLPIKAILFFFLFLLFKLRARSAFLSGISLTNYSEFGLIVASVVLPEWLIPLAVTVSVSFLVSAPLNRIAHPLYERLSKKLIPLERDTRHPDEQPVTLGDAEILIMGLGRTGRAAYDRLHEKGYRIVAMDSDPVAIETSIAAGRNARFADAEDQVLWQSLEMPQVHSVILAMNDAEAKTIAVRKLRERGFRGLIVAHAMFDDIAQRIMDAGADQTYLTMSEAGAGLAEQVDRELIRRAEMLVSAQRP from the coding sequence GTGATCGAAGCCGTCTGGATTGCTTTTGCCTTTGTGATGGGCCTGGTCATGCGCCAGGTCGGGTTGCCGCCACTGATAGGTTACCTCGGCGCAGGGTTTGCCCTGGCGGGGTTTGGCGATCTGTTCGGAGCCCAGCCTCAGGACAGCAAGGTGCTTTCGCATATCGCGCATCTCGGCGTATTGCTGCTGCTGTTTACCGTAGGGCTCAAGCTCAAGCTGAAGAACCTGATCCGGCCGGAAGTGATTGGCGGCAGCCTGATCCACTTCGGCCTGTCGGTCGCTGTTTACTTCCCGGGTTTGCTGTTGTTCCTCGACATCGGGTCGCGGGAAGCGCTGCTACTGGCGATAGCGCTGTCCTTTTCCAGTACCGTCCTGGCCGCCAAGGTGCTGGAGGGCAAGCGCGAGTTGAGGGCCTTCCACGGCCGCGTCGCGATTGGCGTGCTGATCATGCAGGACCTGATTGCGCTGGTGGTCATCAGCATCGCCAGCGGCAACTCGCCGTCGGCCTGGGCCCTGCTGGTATTCGCGGTGCCGTTGCTGCGTCCGCTGCTATACAAGCTGCTCGACATGAGCGGGCACGAGGAGCTGCTGGTGCTGTTGGGCCTGTTTCTGGCGCTGGTCATCGGCGGACTGGGGTTCGAGTCGGTCGGCCTGAGCTCCGAACTCGGCGCGCTGGCGTTCGGCGCCATGCTTGCCAACCACAAGCGCGCAGGAGAACTGTCGCAATCGTTGTGGAGCCTGAAGGAAGTGTTCCTGGTGGGGTTCTTCCTGCAGATCGGCATTGGCGGACTGCCGGACATGAACGCGCTGCTGTTTGCAGCCGTCATGGGCGTAGTGCTGCCGATCAAGGCCATTCTGTTTTTCTTCCTGTTTCTGCTGTTCAAGCTACGTGCGCGCAGCGCCTTCCTCAGCGGCATCAGCCTGACCAACTACAGTGAATTCGGCCTGATCGTCGCCAGCGTGGTCTTGCCCGAGTGGCTGATTCCGCTGGCGGTAACCGTGTCGGTGTCGTTCCTGGTTTCCGCCCCGCTCAACCGTATCGCTCACCCTTTGTACGAGCGACTCTCGAAGAAGCTGATCCCGCTGGAGCGCGACACCCGCCACCCCGACGAGCAACCTGTGACGCTCGGGGATGCCGAGATTCTGATCATGGGGCTGGGCCGCACCGGGCGGGCAGCCTATGACCGGCTGCATGAAAAGGGCTATCGGATAGTGGCGATGGACTCCGATCCGGTGGCCATCGAAACCAGTATCGCCGCAGGACGCAACGCCCGCTTTGCCGATGCCGAGGATCAGGTGCTATGGCAGAGCCTGGAGATGCCTCAAGTCCACTCCGTCATTCTCGCCATGAACGACGCTGAAGCGAAAACCATCGCGGTACGCAAGCTGCGCGAACGCGGTTTCAGGGGTCTCATCGTGGCGCACGCGATGTTCGATGACATCGCGCAGCGCATCATGGACGCCGGTGCCGACCAGACCTACCTGACCATGAGCGAGGCTGGAGCCGGCCTGGCCGAGCAGGTCGACCGTGAGCTCATTCGCCGAGCAGAAATGCTCGTGTCTGCTCAGCGGCCATAG
- a CDS encoding aspartate kinase encodes MHTVEKIGGTSMSRFDEVLKTIFIGQRDKAELYQRVFVVSAYGGMTNMLLEHKKTGEPGVYERFADAQNEDAWLDALDAVLDRMKEKNAELFSAEYERQAADRFIEGRISDVRDCMLSLQQLCTYGHFQLTEHLMKVREMLASLGEAHSAFNTVLALKKHGVNARLVDLTGWNQSEPKKFHDMIRDSFQGIDLGRELVVATGYTHCSEGLMNTFDRGYSEITFAEIAASTGAREAVIHKEYHLSSADPALVGVDNVVTIGRTNYDVADQLSNLGMEAIHPKAARTLRRAGIELRIKNAFEPEHNGTLISQDYCSEKPCVEIIAGRKDVFGLEVFDQEMLGDVGYDIEITKLLKQLRLYVVNKDSDANSITYYASGSRKMINRASRLIEERYPMAEVRVHNIAIVSAIGSDLKVKGILAKTVAALATAGISIQAIHQSIRQVEMQCVINEEDYDAAVAALHKALIEPENHGDVIAAA; translated from the coding sequence ATGCATACAGTAGAGAAAATCGGCGGCACTTCAATGAGCCGTTTTGATGAAGTACTGAAGACCATTTTCATTGGCCAGCGCGATAAAGCCGAGCTTTATCAGCGGGTATTTGTCGTCTCTGCCTATGGCGGCATGACCAACATGTTGTTGGAGCACAAGAAAACCGGCGAGCCGGGCGTCTATGAGCGTTTTGCCGACGCGCAGAACGAAGACGCGTGGCTTGACGCGCTCGACGCGGTGCTGGATCGGATGAAGGAAAAGAATGCCGAGCTCTTCTCTGCAGAGTATGAGCGTCAGGCCGCCGACCGCTTCATCGAAGGCCGCATCAGCGACGTGCGCGATTGCATGCTCAGCCTGCAGCAGCTATGTACCTACGGCCATTTCCAGCTGACCGAACACCTGATGAAGGTGCGCGAGATGCTGGCTTCACTGGGTGAGGCTCATAGCGCCTTCAATACCGTCCTGGCGCTGAAGAAGCACGGCGTCAATGCACGTCTGGTCGATCTGACCGGCTGGAACCAGAGCGAGCCGAAGAAGTTTCACGACATGATTCGTGACAGCTTTCAGGGCATTGACCTGGGACGCGAGCTGGTCGTGGCGACAGGCTACACGCATTGCAGCGAAGGCCTGATGAACACCTTTGACCGCGGCTACAGCGAAATCACCTTCGCCGAAATCGCCGCGAGCACCGGTGCACGCGAGGCCGTGATCCACAAGGAATACCATCTTTCCAGCGCGGACCCTGCGTTGGTGGGCGTTGACAACGTGGTAACCATCGGCCGTACCAATTATGACGTCGCCGATCAGTTGTCGAACCTCGGGATGGAGGCAATCCACCCCAAGGCCGCACGCACGCTGCGCCGTGCAGGCATCGAGCTGCGCATCAAGAATGCCTTCGAGCCCGAGCACAACGGTACTCTGATCAGTCAGGACTACTGCAGCGAGAAGCCCTGCGTCGAAATCATTGCCGGTCGCAAGGATGTCTTCGGACTCGAGGTATTCGACCAGGAGATGCTCGGTGACGTCGGCTACGACATCGAAATCACCAAGCTGCTCAAGCAGCTGCGCCTGTACGTGGTGAACAAGGACTCCGATGCCAACAGCATCACCTACTATGCGTCAGGCTCGCGCAAGATGATCAACCGGGCCTCCCGGCTGATCGAGGAGCGCTACCCGATGGCTGAGGTCCGGGTACACAACATCGCCATCGTCTCGGCGATTGGATCGGACCTCAAGGTCAAGGGCATTCTTGCCAAGACCGTCGCAGCGTTGGCGACTGCCGGCATCAGCATCCAGGCGATCCACCAGTCGATTCGCCAGGTCGAGATGCAGTGCGTAATCAATGAGGAAGATTACGACGCAGCCGTTGCCGCGCTGCACAAGGCGCTCATCGAACCGGAAAATCACGGCGACGTGATCGCCGCAGCCTGA
- the thpD gene encoding ectoine hydroxylase, with amino-acid sequence MIADVYPSREDEFPNWLDRLDPVVYRDDPQNAPISAEQVASFERDGYLVLPEVFNKEEVSVFKKELQRISQLPEVLEAPSAIREPDSGALRSLFAIHRDNELFSRVARDERIAGIARFILGGDVYVHQSRLNLKPGFKGKEFYWHSDFETWHIEDGVPRMRMVSFSILLTDNFPHNGPLMLIPGSHKQYISCVGKTPDNHYQNSLRKQDFGVPDDGSLTEMVERNGIDLATGPAGSVVIFDCNTLHGSNSNITPSPRSNLFYVYNSVENRPVEPFGKIAPRPEFVAERGPVEPLKIEPQRYTG; translated from the coding sequence ATGATTGCCGATGTTTACCCATCACGAGAGGACGAGTTTCCTAACTGGCTTGATCGCCTTGACCCGGTAGTTTACCGGGACGATCCGCAGAACGCTCCGATCAGCGCCGAGCAGGTGGCTAGCTTCGAACGTGACGGTTACCTTGTACTGCCCGAAGTATTCAACAAGGAAGAAGTGTCGGTTTTCAAAAAAGAACTCCAGCGCATCAGCCAGTTGCCGGAGGTGCTCGAAGCACCCTCGGCAATCAGGGAACCCGACAGCGGCGCTTTGCGTTCGCTGTTCGCCATCCACCGAGACAACGAGCTGTTTTCACGCGTCGCTCGCGACGAGCGCATTGCCGGCATCGCCCGCTTCATTCTGGGCGGTGACGTCTATGTGCACCAGTCGCGACTCAACCTCAAGCCCGGCTTCAAAGGCAAGGAGTTCTACTGGCACTCCGACTTCGAGACCTGGCATATAGAGGATGGCGTTCCGCGCATGCGGATGGTCAGCTTCTCGATCCTGCTGACGGACAACTTTCCGCATAACGGGCCTCTGATGCTCATACCCGGCTCGCACAAGCAGTACATCAGCTGTGTGGGCAAGACGCCCGACAATCACTACCAGAACTCGCTGCGCAAGCAGGACTTCGGGGTGCCGGACGACGGCAGCCTGACCGAGATGGTCGAGCGTAACGGCATCGACCTGGCGACCGGTCCGGCGGGCTCGGTAGTGATCTTCGACTGCAACACGCTGCACGGCTCGAACAGCAACATCACCCCGAGCCCGCGCAGCAACCTGTTCTACGTCTACAACAGCGTGGAAAACAGGCCGGTCGAGCCGTTCGGGAAGATTGCACCCCGGCCGGAATTTGTAGCAGAACGCGGGCCGGTCGAGCCGTTGAAGATCGAGCCCCAGCGCTACACGGGGTAA
- a CDS encoding ectoine synthase, with protein MIVRTLKDCENSERRVVSETGTWESTRMLLKDDKMGFSFHITTIYANTETHIWYQNHLESVYCMSGEGEIETLSDGKVYPIEPGTLYILDKNDEHLLRGKTEMKMACVFNPPLSGKEVHDENGVYPLDDTA; from the coding sequence ATGATCGTACGGACATTGAAGGACTGCGAGAACTCCGAACGCCGCGTCGTGTCGGAAACTGGGACATGGGAAAGCACCCGCATGCTGTTGAAAGACGACAAGATGGGGTTCTCTTTCCATATCACCACCATCTATGCGAACACCGAAACGCATATCTGGTACCAGAACCACCTCGAGTCCGTGTACTGCATGAGCGGCGAAGGTGAAATCGAAACACTGTCGGATGGCAAGGTCTACCCGATCGAACCGGGCACCCTGTACATCCTCGACAAGAATGACGAACACCTGCTGCGAGGGAAGACGGAGATGAAGATGGCCTGTGTCTTCAATCCGCCCCTCAGCGGCAAGGAAGTTCACGATGAGAACGGTGTCTATCCATTGGACGACACCGCCTGA